Part of the Bacillus sp. THAF10 genome is shown below.
GTTTTTACGAATGTAGGCAATAATCGCATCGTCCATTTCATCCCCAGCAACCCGAATGGACTGACTTGTTACGATTCCACCTAAGGAAATGATGGCTACCTCTGTTGTTCCGCCACCAATATCCACCACCATGCTACCTGTTGGTTCCCATACTGGAAGATTTGCCCCAATTGCTGCTGCAAATGGCTCCTCTATAGGATACGCATCACGTGCTCCGGCTTGGCGGGTCGCATCAATAACTGCTCTCTCTTCCACGGCAGTAATACCAGATGGCACACACACCATTACATATGGCTTTCGTGAGAAGGAGCTTTTGTTTTTCAATGCTTGTTTAATATAATACTTCATCATTGTCGCTGTTGTTTCGTAATCAGCAATGACGCCATCCTTCATTGGACGAAGCGCTACGACATTTCCTGGCGTACGACCAATCATGTTCTTCGCATCATTTCCAACTGCTACAATTTGTCTTGAATCTGTTTGGAGTGCCACTACTGACGGCTCGCGCACAACGATTCCTTTTCCTTTAATAAAAACTAATGTATTGGCTGTTCCTAAGTCAATACCAAGATCTCTCGTTCCAAACATATAAATGTATCTCCCTTTCTGATACTATAGCGTAATAAGTGGTAAATGAAAAATAATAAAACGGACGAAGCCTGTCCTGATATTTTCATTACAATGTGGATTTGGTTAAGTGTAGAAGTTGATGGATTAAGAAGGGTGTCCTTCCAAACTCATGAGTAATATTATATCGTAGGAAAAGGAAAAAGCATAGTATTACACATACCCTT
Proteins encoded:
- a CDS encoding rod shape-determining protein, giving the protein MYMFGTRDLGIDLGTANTLVFIKGKGIVVREPSVVALQTDSRQIVAVGNDAKNMIGRTPGNVVALRPMKDGVIADYETTATMMKYYIKQALKNKSSFSRKPYVMVCVPSGITAVEERAVIDATRQAGARDAYPIEEPFAAAIGANLPVWEPTGSMVVDIGGGTTEVAIISLGGIVTSQSIRVAGDEMDDAIIAYIRKNYNLMIGERTAEALKVEVGSAGDAEGIEPMDIRGRDLLTGLPKTVEISAKEVADALSDTVTTIVDSVKATLERTPPELASDIMDRGIVLTGGGALLRNLDKVISEETKMPVIIAENPLDCVAIGTGKALDYIDEFKKKSRDYR